In Paenibacillus sonchi, a single genomic region encodes these proteins:
- the xerS gene encoding tyrosine recombinase XerS gives MDKQMKMHYMQRIDEKLSDLPWYVTEFIDSKKRKLSLTTLLNYCHDYIIFFDWLIAENLTSSIRKEIHLETLERLTIREVENFLSFLDYQLGNKKLTINRKLSSLKSLFDYLQNKAETSDLKPYIQRNVMAKMDLNAVKESQETIANRIEGKILREDDFELFRQFVAYDFGEKYKDNKRIYTFHQFNRERDTAIVSLILGSGLRLSEVAGINMDDLDMNKALVRVIRKGDKEQYVYFSKQALLDLESYLQIRETRYVPEKLENYLFIAAPVGRKGKSRRLTQRSIEKLIEKYATAFGKPSLTVHSLRHSFATRYHLENNDVPKLKNQLGHSSIQTTMIYTHLTDEEMRNAVNNMDR, from the coding sequence ATGGATAAACAAATGAAAATGCACTATATGCAACGAATTGATGAAAAACTGTCTGATTTACCTTGGTATGTAACAGAATTTATCGATAGCAAAAAACGAAAGTTATCTCTAACGACACTTCTTAACTACTGCCATGATTACATTATCTTTTTCGATTGGCTGATCGCTGAGAATCTAACTTCATCAATCCGGAAAGAAATACACTTAGAAACGCTGGAACGGTTAACCATTCGTGAAGTGGAAAATTTCCTGTCATTCCTGGATTATCAGCTTGGAAACAAGAAGCTTACGATTAACCGCAAATTATCCTCGCTGAAATCGTTGTTTGATTACCTTCAGAACAAGGCTGAAACCAGCGACCTTAAACCATATATTCAACGAAATGTAATGGCCAAAATGGATTTAAATGCCGTCAAAGAAAGCCAGGAAACCATTGCAAACCGTATTGAAGGTAAAATTCTCAGAGAAGATGATTTTGAATTATTCAGGCAATTTGTAGCGTATGATTTTGGCGAAAAGTATAAGGATAACAAGCGGATTTATACGTTTCATCAGTTTAATCGTGAGCGCGATACAGCAATCGTTTCGCTGATATTAGGCTCAGGACTCCGATTGTCCGAGGTTGCAGGCATTAATATGGATGATCTGGATATGAATAAAGCTCTGGTACGCGTAATACGTAAAGGCGATAAAGAACAATATGTTTATTTTAGCAAACAGGCTTTACTGGATTTAGAAAGTTATCTGCAGATCAGAGAAACCAGATATGTACCAGAAAAACTTGAAAACTATCTGTTTATTGCAGCTCCTGTAGGCCGTAAAGGCAAAAGCCGGCGTTTGACACAGCGCTCAATTGAAAAACTGATTGAAAAGTATGCCACAGCTTTTGGGAAACCTTCACTTACAGTACATTCCCTGAGGCATTCTTTTGCAACACGATATCATTTAGAGAATAACGATGTCCCGAAACTGAAAAATCAATTAGGGCATTCATCCATACAAACAACAATGATATACACACACTTAACAGATGAAGAGATGCGTAACGCTGTAAATAATATGGATCGTTAA